From Pseudonocardia autotrophica, one genomic window encodes:
- a CDS encoding serine hydrolase domain-containing protein, giving the protein MANKIDGSALDQLLRTAVQDGAVPHVAAIAADRDGIIYEGGAGPRTVGESGDVDTGTQFRIMSMTKMVATTVALQLVERGELELDAPVDTYLPEFADLQVLESVDGDTPKLRPAGARATVKNLMTHTSGLGYWFFNDKLARFEQVTGTPNVLGGAGAFGAPLLADPGTTFEYGINTDWLGKVAEKVSGKGLDVLVKEGVTGPLGMNDTMFLLDEGRKANVVSVHVPAEGGGWASAGELLPQEPDWWAGGHGLYSTPRDYIRFERALLRGGELDGERILSQDTVDAAFSNQIGDLDFPAEIPTADPAISATFTPGPGFKWGYGLLLNTADVPGARRAGTGAWAGLFNTHFWVDRSTGICASIYTNSLPFIDEGALTLYGNFEGALYAALK; this is encoded by the coding sequence ATGGCGAACAAGATCGACGGAAGCGCGCTCGACCAGCTGCTGCGGACCGCCGTGCAGGACGGCGCGGTGCCGCACGTCGCGGCGATCGCGGCCGACCGCGACGGGATCATCTACGAGGGCGGCGCCGGCCCGCGGACGGTGGGGGAGTCCGGCGACGTCGACACCGGGACCCAGTTCCGGATCATGTCGATGACCAAGATGGTCGCCACCACGGTGGCGCTGCAGCTGGTGGAGCGCGGCGAGCTGGAGCTCGACGCGCCGGTCGACACCTACCTGCCCGAGTTCGCCGACCTGCAGGTGCTGGAGAGCGTCGACGGCGACACCCCGAAGCTGCGCCCGGCCGGTGCCCGGGCCACCGTGAAGAACCTGATGACCCACACCAGTGGCCTGGGCTACTGGTTCTTCAACGACAAGCTCGCCCGCTTCGAGCAGGTCACCGGGACCCCGAACGTGCTCGGCGGCGCCGGGGCGTTCGGGGCCCCGCTGCTCGCCGATCCGGGCACCACCTTCGAGTACGGCATCAACACCGACTGGCTCGGGAAGGTCGCCGAGAAGGTGTCCGGCAAGGGGCTGGACGTGCTGGTCAAAGAGGGGGTGACCGGCCCGCTCGGGATGAACGACACGATGTTCCTGCTGGACGAGGGCCGCAAGGCCAACGTCGTCTCGGTGCACGTCCCGGCCGAGGGCGGCGGCTGGGCGTCGGCCGGCGAGCTGCTCCCACAGGAGCCGGACTGGTGGGCCGGTGGCCACGGCCTCTACTCGACCCCGCGCGACTACATCCGGTTCGAGCGGGCCCTGCTGCGCGGCGGCGAGCTCGACGGCGAGCGGATCCTGTCCCAGGACACGGTGGACGCCGCGTTCAGCAACCAGATCGGCGATCTCGACTTCCCGGCCGAGATCCCGACCGCCGATCCGGCGATCAGCGCGACGTTCACCCCCGGCCCCGGCTTCAAGTGGGGCTACGGCCTGCTGCTCAACACCGCCGACGTCCCGGGCGCCCGCCGGGCCGGCACCGGAGCGTGGGCCGGGCTGTTCAACACCCACTTCTGGGTCGACCGCAGCACCGGCATCTGCGCCTCGATCTACACCAACTCACTGCCCTTCATCGACGAGGGCGCGCTGACCCTCTACGGGAACTTCGAGGGTGCCCTCTACGCCGCCCTGAAGTAG